Genomic DNA from Coregonus clupeaformis isolate EN_2021a chromosome 9, ASM2061545v1, whole genome shotgun sequence:
tcaaatcataatcacaatcagataaacctcattaatccgagctctctttaaaaaaaaaaaccacCGTCCACCCATTCTATCGTGTAAACGGATTTGCCGGCCCAacatctaaaatggccccccctggaggtcttaaagcggtacagtgccctaaagaatgcgcatatctgccttaatcgtacacttcaatacttaaatcctaccgtttaatgctcCAAATTTCCCATTGCcaaccgttaccaatggaatctaTTTTAATGCTCTAAATTTCCCCATTGCcaaccgttaccaatggaatctaTCTTAATGCTCTAAATTTCCCATTGccacccgttaccaatggaatctattttagcagactctagtcaacagcaacaacgccacccgaggcaaggtcgtatggtacatctctccagtgtacacaagtcgtatccaatctaacaaactccgaagcggtaagaaaaaactcaccctttttggccatgcttcaaagcgagttagcctggcggttgactgaaacaaagaggagacgcaaacccagccccacgttgggcgccattatgtcgtatcgggtgaatggtggccattattgctgtcaacaaagagtccgtctatgctgcatcgtgttagaggcttttattaaaatcacgaggttacagcataaatgacaggtgacatgacacccggagagcgacgcctccgaatggctgctcgttctgcccctccgtcgttgttccccccTTATATATAACCTTCCAAGATGtgagtggctccctctactgtccaatccccgtgtctacaacacacttccggtctgttgtatgtgacgtcacacccaaaacattccctcttgatactaacacaaacaacattccatttcttcatgaaaaacatttaacaaaggcataatcttcagatacgataggAGCAAACGATGAATAGAacgggcttggaacctctaaccctggaaaTTTGATTGGTAaactgcctggtattgtgatgcaataaattccatggtaatgtagaatgttcattcaaatgatgttaactaaatgtggctcatgcaatggaatgtcttttttgtaatgtcagttgagttgaatcaacaaatcacagcacatattgatgggtacacgtcctgcttttacttcctgctttgcgcctatgggcagagaggaagaggcaaagcaaGAAGTTGTACTcagcccaaaatctgtccacagAAATATGTTTTTTGTATTGAGGTCAATGAGAAAGTATCAACAAAGAATtgaattgctaatttgctacgtgaggcttatttgatcgaatagaagtttcgtaatggttaggttgttacgaatgcactgatataagtggacgcacatggcatttcggcaactttgaaaaaacaactttatatcgctgttgtgcctgttgtcatagagatagatagaggactcatcatggatgtaacttgtttttgcatggacattgccattggatgcttccaccattttaaagtagtcaactgctgGGGATTCATATGAGTTgagagcaatcagccaatgatcaaaaagaaaatggactactttaaCATAGAGATAgactcaatggcgctgcccatgctgtcacagacgttATAATGGCACTGATACAAAAGGTGCGTTCGTAAACTCACTCTGGCcatctactccaatttcagagcactctcgtctgagtgtgccagagcgcagaataactgatgaatttacaaatatgcaacacccattgaatatgacCGTTGTCGCAAGAAAACGTAATTCAATTGTTGCCAGGTGCACAGTTGCAGTCactaacgctctagataacatgaaaacagccaaaCCAGCTCcactagggcgagtaaaatggtcagagtgaggtgttctctcatttatgtctggaagtagctagcaagctaggcaACTTTAGCCAGTTAAAGTGCTTGACTggtgttgtgaggtcagaacgctcagatcaaccctactcctcggccagagcgtccagtgtgcgctctgaacgctccgagagcgaaacgctctgaatttacaaacgacccagagcgcactctgacacACTGGAGGCAATTTACAAACGCACCCAATAAtaagtcctctatctatctctatggcctgttgttcacacgcgtatctgccctctcattggctagaatgttcCCCACCTGATCTCACCTCCTCCCGCCCGCCTTCCATCTTTGAGAACATGTATTTCtgttgttagagcggtcacttgaCTGTCtattattatattgacaagataatCTTTGCTATGGGTACACTCACAATGGCCACCCATTATGCAATCATTGACTTAAATGGGGAcacccgttctattcattctatttctatggcagcacatgcagtcaggagaaAATGTGTGCCtaatattgttttgtttttttgctaTTCGAACGGTTATTACGGAAACCCAcggtcatttggctggccaattaccGTCATCCAAAATTCTATGACCATCACAGCtctagtgataacacatttagagTACAACTAAACCAAAAAGATAATCTGATTGTTTTTCCTTTGTAATTTGGttgtgtttttagatggttgaaagcatagtgataacacattcaaCAAACTTCTGCCTGTCTTTATGAGTTGCTGAATAAAAGGTTGAAATGTCATAGATCAACACCTCAACCAAATAGTACCCAAATGTCCACGTTGAAATGGCGTGGTGTGCTCAGTGGGtaatctctcgctctctttcggctctattcaatctgtatcgcagaagttcagctttacagcgtggttgaaatttaaaggcaatgttcccactttagcggagactgcattcacggtaaacgctgcttATGTCGGCGCAATCAGAAATGACCTTTAAATCTTGGAATCTGTAATgcttcagctttacagattgaatagagccctttgtttctctctctgtctggaacTAATATCTCCTCCTATTGATGTCAATGCAGGCAGTGTTTTGAGACTGATGGGCTGTGCTGTGATAAGGTTTAATCTGCCTTTTCCCCTACAGAACAAGGGGCTAGACAGAGACCACCGCCGCGCAGGGATCTCACCATCGTAAGTACCCTGCTCCAACCACTTAACCACACATCCTGAGACTCCATCAGCACTCATTAACAAAGATATGACTAAATTAGTTTTGCATTGTTTTGATGTGTTGACCTGCCACAAGGCAAACCTGATACTGAcctactctctctttcttcacaccctccctccctctagccgAGGGGGCAGAACCTGCCAAAGCCGCCCACCCCTCCCCAGGTGGAGGAAGAGTTCTATACCATCGCAGACTTCCAGACCACCATCCCCGATGGCATCAGCTTCCAGGCTGGGGTCAAAGTGGAGGTGAGACACTCGTCACATCTCATCACACATTGGTAGATGGTTATTGTTTGATGGTGAACAGCCTACCAAATCCCACCTAGAGAACCGTTTTTTGATTGAATAGAATGGCATTTTAACTGCTTCCCTGCAAAATGCACTGACTGATCACAACTTCTGCTGTGTATTGATTCCTGATTCCTTGAATGACTCACTCATTCCCTTTCTGTTTTTCAGGTGATAGAGAAAAACTCCAGTGGCTGGTGGTACATTCAGATTGAAGACAAAGAGGGCTGGGCCCCCATCACCTTCATCGACAAATATAAGAAGACCAGCTTGACCCCGCGCCCCAACTTCCTTGTACCTCTGCCCAATGAGATGGCCCAGCTGAAGCTGGAGGATGGCACTACCAGCGGTGCGGCGCAAGAGGACAGCTGGTCCAAACCGCTGCCAGACGAGCCCACCGCGAGCAGCGAGTCTGCAGCCCGGCCCAAGCTCAGGGACTGGAAGTCCAGCGCCAGTAAGGGGGCATCTGCCTTCTCCGGACCCCTGCCCCCAGCCCCGTCTGCCCCACCGGCTGAGGAGAGGCCAGCCCTGCCACCCCGCAGGGAGTCCATCAACAAGAGCATGGACATTGAGATTGTGGAGAAACCCAGGCCAGACGTATCCAAACCCCTGCCTCCGAAAACCTCTGCCCCGGGGGTCATTATGCCCCTGCTCACCCCCAAAGCTGCCCCCTTCAAGCCAGACAAGCCCCCTGAGCCCAAAAGAGAGATCACGAACAAGCCTCTGCATTTGAAGAATGAGATGGGTCTGGAGTGTGGCCACAAGGTCTCCGTCAAGGAGGTGAAGAAGTTCAACCTGAAACCCGTGGCTAAGCATCCGCCCAAGAACATGCCTGATCCACCGGAGGAGAAACCAGAGGCCAGCGGCCCTGCACTGTTCATGAAGCCCAAACCCGTAGTCCGGCCCAAACCCATCCCAGCTGCCAAGCCAGAACCGCCAGCTGAGAACAAGCTGGATATCACCAACCTGAGGAGCAAGCTGAAGCCTTCGAAGCCAGCTGAACCAGGCGATGGATCAGCAGAGCCAAGCCAGCAAAACGGCACTGCTCCCAACAACGGCCCTAGCAACGCTCTCCCCAAGATGCCGCCCCCCAACCTCCCCCCTAATAATGCTTTACCCAAGATGCCTCCTAGTAATGTACCCCCCAAGATGCCCCCTCCTAATAATGTTCTCCCAAACATGCCACGTCCCAACAGCCCCCCTATCAACGCCCTCCCCAAGATGCCCCCAGCCCCCAATGCTCTCAATGGCAAGGCCAGCGACGAGGCCAAGTTCCCCACCAAGCAGCAAAACGGTCATGGACACGTGAGCCAGGATGTCCCCAAACCCGCTGTTCCCCCCCACAAAGAACCTCCAGGGAAGCCAGCCGTCCTCCCTAAGCGACCCCCTCCACCCAAAAAGACCTCTGAGCCATCCAGCCCCACAGAAACCAAAGCTCCCATGAAAGAGCTCCCAGACACCAAGCCTGCTCCCCCCCAGCTCAGCAGACCACCTCCCCCTAAACCCAAGGCCTTCATGCTGCCCCCGCCTAAAGACAAGGACAAGGAAAAGGGGGAGCCCAAGGCAAAAGTGCCCGTGGCCCCAAAGCCCCTGGTTAAGATTGAGAAACCAGGCCCTCCGAGGGACAAGCTGCCGCCTCTGATCAAGGATCCCAGTAAAGAGGAGCTGTTCTTGGCCATGGCGGACTTTGAGGGCGACGATCAGATGGGTGGCTTCAAGGAGGGCACCGTGTTCGAGGTGATGGAGAGGAACAGCAGCGGCTGGTGGTTTTGTAAAAATCTAGGAGAAGGGCCAATGAAAGAGGGCTGGATCCCCTCCAATTACCTGACCAAGAAACCCTAGGTACCAGGTTCTGCTGGCCTGTTTAATAATACAAAATATTACTCATTGTATTTAATTAGCTTTTTTTATTTATAGGTACCTTTTTAATTGAGGTGTGTTTGTTGCTTTGTTACATTCCATTTGTTTAGCATTCGTGCGAGAATGAACCAGCAATGTTTTTGTTGCATATTGTTTCGTTTTCGTTCTCTTTTTTTGTACTTTCTATCCTCGTTACCAATTACTAAGCGTCAAATCCGGAACAAGCAAATGTTCCTCTCATGTTGTTCACCTTTTGTGCCATGTGTTACTCAACAAGCCTATAATGTAATgttatgatacagtatgttatcaCAAGCTTTGTAATAGAACAACAACATATGTCTTTCCAAGCCTTCTATAATATTGTGCCTCAGTATAGTGCTTTAAGCTTAAATATATTTAGCTAGTTCGTTTCTCAGTTAGCATATCAAAGATGCTTCAGTCTAATGAGTGGAGTCCTACCGGACAGTGCAATGCATATGGAAAATAAATCAGACCATACGACAGACTAGGAGTGccgatttaggatcagttttgccttttagatcataatgaataagattacatggataGGGGtacctgattctagatcagcactcctactctgagatgctttgtgaatactgGCCGAGATCATTCACAAGACAAACAGCCTAAGGCAGAAGGCCATGTATACTCAGATACCTCAAAGAACACCCCTCCTCCACTAAGGCTGCAACGGAGGTTACAAGGGGAGTTCAAGAGGACATTTTGGCTTTCAAGTACTAAAATATTAACACTTCAAGAAGAGTTTTTGACAAGTGATTCTAGGTGCTAATACTAAACATTCATACAGATCTTTTCAGGTTTGTGAATGGGTTTATTTTCCTTTCGGAACTGCATAATAATGTTGCGGCTGATTTTTAACAGATGTGCACTTTTCAGATTATTCAGCCTGTTCAGGTTTGCACACTGGATTCCCAAACTGTGGGGTAGGGGGGGCGCAGGGGTCCCCCCCGCCACAAAAGGAACTCAGTAcagctttcaacttactcttgaaagttgtaatagtagaatgcacaaggtgcaatttcgaaattagGAAGTGCATCATCaattttcctcttgtcatgtcagtcattgcataccttagagagctatttaaaATGTATCAGAAATGTCCAGTGAAAAAGTTGAGTGAAAAGGTTTGTGAACCCCTGGCTTAATAGACCGATGGAGAGGAAATATAGAGTGTACAATTGAAAGCCATAGCAATGTTTTAAACACTCAAATAAGGTTGCTGCACGACTTTGGGAGCTGTATTGTATACCAGGGTTGGACTCCAGTTCAACTCCTTTCAGGATGGACTGAATTGACTTCATTGAAATGAAATGGACCCTTTCCCTGGTGTTCACAGTACAATAGGTGGAGAACACGTAAGTAAGAATGACTGATTCAAGTAGAGGTTACATCAGGCTGCTTCTGGTAAATGCAATATTTCATAAACTTTAGGTCTACCATTATCAATACAGACCCTAAATGAGAGGGAATTTACCTGTGATTTGTTCAATAATACAGTACAAAATACAGCGTTACTGAATCTCATAAAAAGGTGCTCAAATATAATACATAAAGTGTGGTCATTATGAAAAACATCTACATTAGTGTTTGACTGGTTTCAAGCAGACTTAgcaaaatagttatttttatCATACTTCCAGAATGAAGTAATGTCAGCTGTCACTTTCTTTTTGTTTACTTTTCACCTCTTGCTAGGTCTGGGCCTGGTTTCCCGTAGATGGAACTTAGGTttacgagtgttttaacgatACATTGTTCCTACagccgaagatgtaacatgcgtttcccaaaacaccacgtagAGAGAACTTTCATTAAGTGCGTCAATACTgctaggatcgaaagaaaggcagcgcttctctcagatcagctttctccattcaaatctacCTAaacataattatttcacaatactgacgacggatcagctcctagagagatattatcaCCTACGGCTGCAAAGATCGAGGCAGCTTATTCTAATGGTTAACCattaataatgcactaaatcacagatttggcacataaTTGCGTTAATGTTCTTACACATTAAATATATAGAGGAAAAACTAAGACAGCCTACAATTATCAAAATATAACTAGATTGAACGCGAGCAATATGATTGAAAGGCAAATGTAGCGGATACGCCTATTTATACAGTCATctagttttcatttgaagcatatttttatccttcgcttgtttgttacaattgcaaagacattgccAACTTTGTTGCCTATTTGAAGTTATCGGTGGTCACAGAGAGATGGATAAACATCCATTGGTTGTATGTTTAGCGAAGGTCTTTTGTGTATAAAATCACGCGGAAGGACAAAAAAGCATGtaacgacgcacttggctgttcgAGTGGTGTGAGGCAGTCGGTAAATAGGCTTCACAAGCGTTTAAGTGCAACTTTagtaacttagccttaagatgcttctgGGAAACTGGGCCCTGGTCACGGAGAAAGAGGGTTGGTCTCCTAGGAGACGCACTGACAAGGCTGGGAGTGCTTGTAGCTCACAGGTTCATTGGAGAATCTCAGAATATGGTTGATCTGATTCTGCTCCTAGTTGCTTTGATACTGTGTTTTTCCCCCTCCCCATGTCCCCCTCCAAAATCTAATCATGTTAAAGTACTAGGTCCAATGCCCTGTGTTAGGTCCTTAACCAACGTTGAAATCATTGGGGTTTTCCATCTTACTACACAGTGTCAACTCATGTAAGCCCTGACTGTTAGTGGAAAGTGAGTGAAACCTAGATTGGGTTAGGGTATGGGTTGGAAAGACATGCATTCTACAGTTTGGTTACTAAAGCATAAGGAGAGGCACACCGGGATTTGAACACTACATTAAAACAGTATGGATTGTCTTATTGCTTTAAGTAATGCTTTACCCAAAACTGGTCAATTGAATTTGAAAACGAGTTTATATAGAAACTGCTCTTTATTCTTTGACATATGCGCATATCCCATCTTAGTACTGTAATGTATTCTTTATACTTGTTCCCCTCATGGTTTTCTTTCATATTAAGTcaataaacatttttaaaaatgtcCATGTGTCTTGGTTTTCTTTGGAAATGTTCCTTTATTTTGAGGAAACGGATGCAACCTAGGAGTAGAATATCccattcaatcagatcaagcgttaaccgctGATAGCCGACATGCACATATTGATGTTTTGGCAGTGTAACTGCATTGgggctgtcaaatcggtgagcagctgctcttgtaaTCATGAtcacgaagccacacccgtcccactcgtgttagaagttcagaacgagaaaatgtaggctatatagaaatagtgacgctcaaattgaaaatcattcatCAACATattgaggatttctatcagccttaTCGATGTGTAAGTTACAGATCACATTCCAATGTTCGAACTAGTAAACAAGGCTACATGGGATTTCTCCTAATGaaactccgtgcagccaatggcaatgccCAATTTAGGTATAAAGCCGGGGGCCACCTGGATTTGACAGCTTAACAGAGTTCCACCTCCGACATCGCCAAATCAACCATTATGCAGGTTTCGGCTATCGCGGATCTTATAGAATCTATCCCTTACTTGAGAACAAGCGTAGACAGAACATTTTCATTTATTAGACTCGTGTACAACAGTGGTTCCTTCTGCTGAACAGTCACATTCACTCACATCCCTTACAAATAAACTTAAATTGgtaaacagagacagaggaaaaGACAGTCATTGCAAATGACAACAGAAGAGAGAAAAACATTAAAAACTAATTAAAAATGCATCTTGAGAGAGTAGCTGTACCTGATAATCTACAGTAATCTGGTCAACTAACACAGCAGTGTCAAACTGATTCCATGGaggggcctagtgtctgctggcttttcctttcaattaagacttaGACAACCAGGTATGGGGAGTtgcttactaatcagtgaccttaatttttcaatcaagtacaagggaagagcgaaaacccacagacactcggGCCTCCGTGagatgagtttgacacgtgatcCAACAGGTCAAGAAACCAAGCCCCATTTTCAAAACAGCAGGATGCATATTAACTGCAAAATACCTCTGATGCACTCCCTCATAACTTAGTATACGCCTCTCAGTGCAAAGAAAGGCACATTTGGTGgaggaaaaaaaaaaatcagtttcAAGCTGAAAAATTACATATTGCACTTTCATTAGCAGACAGTGCATTTAATATAAACAATAGAAAATTACCCCAATACACTTAAATGTAAAACCTATATCTCTTAAGATTCCTTCAAAGACAGTATTCCGTTTTGTCTTTGTTAGTTCCCATCCAGTGTGCTAGTATCGCCTTTACAGTAAAAATGCAGCACAGAAAAAACATTGAGACATTAACACTTTAAATCTCAACTAAAGAATAATCAATTTCTTCAATCCTTGAattaaaaacaatgaaaataaattggatgacaaTAACCTTTCCCTGACTTCTCCCGTTTTCATTGAGTATGTTTAAGCTCATCTCATCAAAATGTAAAACTAAGCAGATATTTAGATCCACAAATGATCTGATCGAAGAGTTTCAGCATTTTAAAGTTAATAATATATAatacaatatgccatttagcagacgcttttattcaaagcgacttacagtccaAGTTAATAGTGCTGAAAACTGATTTCAGTGGGAATTCCATTCATTCACTGTGTCAACAGAAAAAAAAGTGAATTCTGAAGATCATGCTCTGCTCCGATCTTTGTAAAGTAATAAACAAATGTCAAAAAAGAAATATAATTTGGCAACTAGATATATCTGCGTCATACTTGGGTGTGTTCATTACGCGAGAAACTCTTTGGAAGAAGACCGATATTGCGGTGAAACAAAAGTGTGTTTTCATTGGCTCCCAACAACACAGCATTGTTTTTAGTACATTTTTTATTATTGTCCACATTGCACCTGAAATACTGCTCCTCAGCTGACCCTCTTTGGGATATGGGATGCATCTCCCCACCACACCCTTCGGACTAACTATAGGTTAGTCTCATGCTTATTGGGTACACAATAAACCAATGGGGATCTGAGTCAATTCAGTGTTGTAGGCaataaaacaaataatgaaaaagGAAACACTGCATGGATGAAGAACACCCTATCCATCAAGCAGCCTGATGTGGAGTTTAAAGACATCCTCAAAGAAAATATGACCAAGCTTTGCCATCTTGGGTTAATAAAATTATAAAATCTTATAAACAGGATTTAAAACATAACTATTCCTTAAAATGAAGGACTGCAGCAGCTGGCAGTGGTCCTTCAGGGCATTGTGTGGGATAAGGGGGTAGGATTGGTCCTGACAGGGAGAGAGGGTGtttggagggggtagagggggagagatgccAGTCTACGTGGTAGAGGACTCGGAGTAAGGGAGGAACTTTGTGAGTTTGTTTGGGGAGCTGGGGCTCAGGCACTCAGAGTCCCCACTCAACTTAAAGAACACCTCCTGTTCCCTCTTCCTCTGGGTCAGCTCCTCTTCCAGAgcctgggagagagggggggagggagagagaagagagatgggagggtgagagagaaggagagatgggtaGAGAAAGACAAGCTTCACTTTAAACGCACTCCAACTATTTTGAACTTTCTGTTGAAAAAACAATAttccaagtataaatacagtaatgtacacacACTTAAAAGGGGCAAgccgcagttgaaacaataaaagTATACTCCCCACCTCTGTTTTGGAAAAATGCTtggggatgggcctggagaaatgtaaccactcaaattcacagacagagctatggatgccaggactgaccatccaagatatcaaaattatagtttcaaGTATGTTTTGAGactagacagtgtttgtttacattttaaatgtttacaaacattgaagtaaaacaagcttataattTTGGGTTTTGGTTTGAAGCGATATTACTAATATTTGTTGCATAAAACACATTCATTTCCCATTCTAAATTCaaatctgctgctgatggagctTATGAGCTGGGgctctctgagctggatctgccTGAGctgacgtgcgtgtgtgtgtgtgtgtgtgtaaattatgtgtgtaaatgatgtatatactatgtaggcacttgagctgagccataagggagactaggcatctaccagaCCACTACCATTATCAGATTAAGGGGCAATGTAGCCTGTTTTTTGTCCCCCCACTTTGGTTCATCACCCActaattaacttgtcatttttgcagattaagtgcttgagctagtaatgtatcaatatttatcatttacaaattagctatgacatcgccaatgaatatatagcacaactttggaatccacacccccaataaaaaatgtaatggtTTTGACCGTTTGGAAGTTTAGTGAGCTTCCTTTCTCCTCCCGCTTTGCACCTCGCAAAGTGATTGCTGTACTAGTTATGAAATTAGCATCTTTGTGTATCTAAAAACGACCATATACACGGATTGTTAAAGGAACACTACCAAAACTACtgctgatggtgaacctgaacaatcaaGATATTGTAAGCGCCATTcagcaggtagcctatagccagATGAGAGTCTCCGGTATCTTACTTTTAATTCTGGTAAAAGGCCATTTTCATCAGCGCATAGCAATAGCCTAGCAAATTACATAGGTTGTCACTCAAATAAAAGCCTAATATCGCTCAAGCCATTTAGCATTTCAATGCTGAAGGTGCCGCGCAGATATGCACGATCAAGAACAGGATGCCTACCTCGCGATGGTGAGTGTGCAAAACTGGGCACAGTGCGCaatttgactaggctactgatattccCTGGGGTTATTCggcatgcaaaatgacttgtagatTGATGACCGTCAACACAGTTACATGCTTAGttcgacactgaaggagaggatATTTTCGGATGGTAGAAAGAAAGCAATatgagcaacaacaaaaaaagtgagtCGCCGATTTGTTTGAATTGATTTTCATCCCGAtacatgctacatttggatcggtttggggtccGTGGAACGATGCAGTCGTATCTTAAACGTTTGAATCGGGGACCGAATCGTTACATCcctagtgtgcatgtgtgtgtgatataaATTAAGTCATATCATTCAAAAAATTggtgtagcaactgcagattgcccctttaagggtACAAAAATATttggagattttttttttttttttttacacaactGCCAACTTCAAGGAGAAGGCCATTCAAGGAGTTGTGCCATGTCATGTCATACCTGGACCACTTATTGAGCtatgccttttgttaagtaaatcaggagAAAATAATAATGGAGTAGGACTTCAATCTTATCTTACAATAATGGCAACAACAGTAATGGacatcaatgtaaatgtaaagtgctTTGAGACCTAGTGAAAATGACACCCAATGTTAACTTTTCAATGTCAACGGTATGGCCGCGTACCTTTTTCCTGGGCATGAGCTGCTCCCTCCACTCCTTGAGCTGGTGGTTGTGCTGCTCATCCAGAGACTTCAGCCTCTGAGTCTCGTTCTCAATCAGCAGGTGGCACTTCTCATTCTGCTCCCACATCACAATACAGTCAGTCATTACATAACCCTATTCATGCAGCACTTGTGGAACGCATTTCCCTACTTTACAAACCCAATGAATGTGGATTTTCCTATTATTGTACATTATGCTACCTTCTCTAGGCATTGTGCCACATTCATGCAGGCATTCTAATGCAGATCGGTTCTCCTGTGAGGCTTTCAGGCATTCTAATGCAGATCGGTTCTCCTGTGAGGTTTTAAGGCATTCTAATGCAGATCGGTTCTCCTGTGAGGCTTTCAGGCAGGTGGGTATGCTCAGGTCAAAAATGATGTGCAAGGCTTTGACACCCAGGGTCAAATAAGATACATATAGCTGgacattatctctctctgtctctgtgaataGTGTGGTGTACAGTAGGTCACCTGTAGTTGCTGGAGCTCCCTGACGTTGCCCTCACACTGGCCCACCATGTCCCTCATCTGGTTCTCATGCTTCTGCTGCTGGTGCAGCCGCTCAGCCTTCTGACGTTTGTCCTCCTGCTGGGCAAACTggggaggcacacacacac
This window encodes:
- the LOC121574020 gene encoding SH3 and PX domain-containing protein 2B isoform X1, whose product is MPRRTVHEVTVQDVQKRRNPNKHYVYIIKVSWSDGSTEVIFRRYSKFFDLQMELLDKFPVEGGQKDPKRRIIPFLPGKILFRRSHIRDVAMKRLRPINEYCRALIQLPVYISQCEEVRMFFETRPEDLNPPKEEPIGKKKPGDSTSADPLLLDQYVAVTDYEKQESSEISLHVGQTVEVIEKNESGWWFVSSDEAQGWVPATCLEAQDDPDDFSLPGEEVSRRYWSLPSHVGRRRTLGDLFSTGFGQEEKYTVIYPYAARDQDEIDLESGMTVEVIQKNLEGWWKIRYQGQEGWAPASYLKKADILSQKLAAGAAGHASTNDLDGFSKQQSQQNQAKQHKQGARQRPPPRRDLTIPRGQNLPKPPTPPQVEEEFYTIADFQTTIPDGISFQAGVKVEVIEKNSSGWWYIQIEDKEGWAPITFIDKYKKTSLTPRPNFLVPLPNEMAQLKLEDGTTSGAAQEDSWSKPLPDEPTASSESAARPKLRDWKSSASKGASAFSGPLPPAPSAPPAEERPALPPRRESINKSMDIEIVEKPRPDVSKPLPPKTSAPGVIMPLLTPKAAPFKPDKPPEPKREITNKPLHLKNEMGLECGHKVSVKEVKKFNLKPVAKHPPKNMPDPPEEKPEASGPALFMKPKPVVRPKPIPAAKPEPPAENKLDITNLRSKLKPSKPAEPGDGSAEPSQQNGTAPNNGPSNALPKMPPPNLPPNNALPKMPPSNVPPKMPPPNNVLPNMPRPNSPPINALPKMPPAPNALNGKASDEAKFPTKQQNGHGHVSQDVPKPAVPPHKEPPGKPAVLPKRPPPPKKTSEPSSPTETKAPMKELPDTKPAPPQLSRPPPPKPKAFMLPPPKDKDKEKGEPKAKVPVAPKPLVKIEKPGPPRDKLPPLIKDPSKEELFLAMADFEGDDQMGGFKEGTVFEVMERNSSGWWFCKNLGEGPMKEGWIPSNYLTKKP
- the LOC121574020 gene encoding SH3 and PX domain-containing protein 2B isoform X2, whose product is MPRRTVHEVTVQDVQKRRNPNKHYVYIIKVSWSDGSTEVIFRRYSKFFDLQMELLDKFPVEGGQKDPKRRIIPFLPGKILFRRSHIRDVAMKRLRPINEYCRALIQLPVYISQCEEVRMFFETRPEDLNPPKEEPIGKKKPGDSTSADPLLLDQYVAVTDYEKQESSEISLHVGQTVEVIEKNESGWWFVSSDEAQGWVPATCLEAQDDPDDFSLPGEEEEKYTVIYPYAARDQDEIDLESGMTVEVIQKNLEGWWKIRYQGQEGWAPASYLKKADILSQKLAAGAAGHASTNDLDGFSKQQSQQNQAKQHKQGARQRPPPRRDLTIPRGQNLPKPPTPPQVEEEFYTIADFQTTIPDGISFQAGVKVEVIEKNSSGWWYIQIEDKEGWAPITFIDKYKKTSLTPRPNFLVPLPNEMAQLKLEDGTTSGAAQEDSWSKPLPDEPTASSESAARPKLRDWKSSASKGASAFSGPLPPAPSAPPAEERPALPPRRESINKSMDIEIVEKPRPDVSKPLPPKTSAPGVIMPLLTPKAAPFKPDKPPEPKREITNKPLHLKNEMGLECGHKVSVKEVKKFNLKPVAKHPPKNMPDPPEEKPEASGPALFMKPKPVVRPKPIPAAKPEPPAENKLDITNLRSKLKPSKPAEPGDGSAEPSQQNGTAPNNGPSNALPKMPPPNLPPNNALPKMPPSNVPPKMPPPNNVLPNMPRPNSPPINALPKMPPAPNALNGKASDEAKFPTKQQNGHGHVSQDVPKPAVPPHKEPPGKPAVLPKRPPPPKKTSEPSSPTETKAPMKELPDTKPAPPQLSRPPPPKPKAFMLPPPKDKDKEKGEPKAKVPVAPKPLVKIEKPGPPRDKLPPLIKDPSKEELFLAMADFEGDDQMGGFKEGTVFEVMERNSSGWWFCKNLGEGPMKEGWIPSNYLTKKP